From Acinetobacter sp. ASP199, the proteins below share one genomic window:
- the paaK gene encoding phenylacetate--CoA ligase PaaK: MNNNAMEKIETASVDELRSLQLERMKKTLQHAYQNSAVYKKKFDEAGVHPDDLKSLEDLAKFPFTTKQDLRDNYPFGMFAVPQEQIVRVHASSGTTGQPTVVGYTQHDITTWSDVVARSLRAAGLSSKDTIQVSYGYGLFTGGLGAHYGVERLGATVIPMSGGQTEKQAQLIHDFKPTALMVTPSYCLNIIECLEKKFGTAKDCSIKTGIFGAEPWTNEMRREIEERLGINALDIYGLSEVMGPGVAMECLESKDGPTIWEDHFYPEIINPETGEVLPDGELGELVFTTITKEGMPVIRYRTRDLTRLLPGTARTMRRMDKIVGRSDDMMIIRGVNVFPSQIEEQILHIPQLIPNYQIHICKQGHLDTLHIRTEMRKDNAMNMTHQLANQLKTQIKTMVGISVSVEVLPEGSLPRSEGKAQRVFDIRKSA; the protein is encoded by the coding sequence ATGAATAACAATGCAATGGAAAAGATTGAAACCGCTTCAGTGGATGAATTACGTAGCCTGCAATTGGAACGTATGAAAAAAACGCTGCAGCATGCCTATCAGAACAGCGCGGTTTATAAGAAAAAGTTTGATGAAGCCGGTGTGCATCCGGATGACCTGAAGTCACTGGAAGATCTGGCGAAATTCCCGTTTACCACCAAACAGGATCTGCGTGACAATTATCCGTTTGGTATGTTTGCCGTGCCTCAGGAACAGATCGTACGTGTGCATGCTTCTTCTGGTACTACAGGTCAGCCAACCGTGGTGGGCTATACCCAGCATGACATCACTACCTGGTCAGATGTGGTAGCACGTTCGCTACGTGCGGCTGGGCTTAGCAGTAAAGATACGATTCAGGTATCTTATGGTTACGGCCTGTTTACCGGTGGTCTAGGTGCGCATTATGGCGTAGAACGTCTGGGTGCAACTGTGATTCCAATGTCTGGTGGCCAGACCGAGAAACAGGCACAGCTGATTCATGACTTCAAACCGACTGCCTTAATGGTGACGCCGTCTTACTGCCTGAATATTATTGAATGTTTGGAGAAAAAATTTGGAACGGCCAAGGACTGTTCAATCAAGACCGGCATTTTTGGTGCAGAGCCATGGACCAATGAAATGCGCCGTGAAATTGAGGAACGTCTGGGCATCAATGCGCTGGATATTTATGGTCTGTCTGAAGTGATGGGACCTGGTGTGGCGATGGAATGTCTGGAATCTAAAGATGGTCCGACCATCTGGGAAGATCATTTCTATCCTGAAATCATCAATCCGGAAACAGGTGAAGTCCTGCCGGATGGCGAGCTGGGTGAACTGGTATTTACCACCATTACCAAAGAAGGCATGCCGGTGATTCGCTACCGTACCCGCGATCTGACACGTTTATTACCAGGAACAGCACGTACTATGCGTCGTATGGACAAGATTGTCGGTCGTAGTGATGACATGATGATTATTCGTGGGGTAAATGTGTTTCCGTCACAGATCGAAGAGCAAATACTGCACATTCCACAACTTATTCCAAATTACCAGATCCATATTTGTAAACAGGGTCATCTGGATACATTGCATATTCGTACCGAAATGCGTAAAGATAATGCCATGAATATGACACACCAACTGGCAAATCAGCTGAAAACCCAAATCAAGACTATGGTCGGGATCAGTGTCAGCGTCGAAGTTCTGCCAGAAGGTAGCTTGCCACGTTCTGAAGGTAAGGCTCAGCGGGTTTTTGATATCCGAAAGTCCGCTTAA
- a CDS encoding gamma carbonic anhydrase family protein codes for MPCYAIDGVIPVVSPEAYVHPTAVLIGDVIVEAGAYIGPFASLRADFGRIHIQKNANVQDSCTIHGFPDSVTLVEEYGHVGHGAILHGCVVRKNALIGMNSVILDEAEIGENVIVGANSTVKAKFKVPANSLVLGSPAKVVRPLEEKEIVWKSHGTEQYIQLTTRCLNTMQEVEPLTEDSAERRSYRAFEAQHELKLSIT; via the coding sequence ATGCCATGTTATGCCATTGATGGGGTCATTCCTGTCGTTAGTCCTGAAGCTTATGTGCATCCCACTGCCGTGCTAATTGGCGATGTCATTGTTGAAGCAGGTGCCTATATCGGACCATTCGCTTCTTTACGCGCCGATTTTGGCCGGATTCATATCCAGAAAAATGCCAATGTGCAGGATTCCTGTACTATTCATGGCTTTCCAGACAGTGTGACCCTAGTCGAGGAATATGGACATGTCGGCCATGGTGCGATTCTGCATGGTTGTGTGGTGCGAAAAAATGCCCTGATTGGTATGAACAGCGTGATTCTGGATGAAGCCGAGATCGGGGAAAATGTGATTGTCGGTGCCAACAGCACAGTAAAAGCCAAATTCAAAGTACCAGCGAATAGTTTGGTACTTGGCAGCCCGGCAAAAGTCGTTCGCCCACTAGAAGAAAAAGAAATAGTCTGGAAAAGTCATGGTACTGAACAATATATCCAGCTCACTACACGCTGTTTAAATACTATGCAGGAAGTTGAACCTTTAACTGAAGATTCGGCAGAGCGCCGCAGTTATCGGGCTTTTGAAGCACAGCATGAACTAAAATTAAGTATTACATAA
- the paaX gene encoding phenylacetic acid degradation operon negative regulatory protein PaaX, with translation MNPKLKQVIDDFIQHEALSGTSLVMTIFGDSIYHRGGVISLASLIQLMDVFGFNERSVRTAVFRLVQNGWLSSEKIGRTSYYCITDSSRQRFIMADQKIYSFQHSEWDQKWDLVLLSSVELENKQILKKELEWLGFANIATNVMAYPGCDQQKLQNLLLNNKMTDQVVVFRAETLQLWQESYPTIKRMVATNWPVQELHQRYEKFISDFREFFYLVENEDELDPAQAFQIRILLIHQYRRILLKDPNLPFELLPSDWLSLIARNLSTNLYQAVFAAGDEFFLDIARTAEGPMPPAHPQFYKRFGGLKQLVSTL, from the coding sequence ATGAATCCGAAATTAAAACAAGTAATTGATGATTTCATTCAGCATGAGGCGCTCAGTGGAACCTCATTGGTAATGACGATTTTTGGTGACAGCATTTATCACCGTGGGGGAGTGATTAGTCTTGCTAGTCTGATCCAGCTGATGGACGTATTCGGTTTTAATGAGCGTTCTGTACGAACCGCAGTATTTCGTCTGGTACAAAATGGCTGGCTCAGTTCTGAAAAGATTGGCCGAACCAGTTATTACTGTATTACTGACAGCAGTCGTCAGCGTTTTATCATGGCAGATCAGAAGATTTACAGTTTTCAGCATAGCGAATGGGACCAGAAATGGGATCTGGTACTGCTTAGTTCAGTTGAGCTGGAAAATAAACAGATCCTGAAAAAAGAACTGGAATGGCTCGGTTTTGCCAATATCGCGACCAATGTCATGGCCTATCCGGGTTGTGATCAGCAGAAATTGCAAAACCTGCTACTCAATAACAAGATGACTGATCAGGTCGTGGTGTTTCGTGCTGAAACCTTGCAGCTATGGCAGGAGTCTTATCCGACTATTAAGCGCATGGTCGCAACTAACTGGCCGGTTCAGGAATTACATCAGCGCTATGAAAAATTTATCAGTGATTTCCGCGAGTTTTTCTATCTGGTGGAAAATGAAGATGAGCTGGACCCGGCACAAGCCTTCCAGATCCGTATTCTGCTAATTCACCAGTATCGCCGTATTTTACTGAAAGATCCGAATCTGCCATTTGAACTGTTGCCATCAGACTGGCTGTCATTGATCGCCCGAAACCTGAGTACCAACCTGTATCAGGCGGTGTTTGCAGCAGGGGATGAGTTTTTCCTCGACATTGCCCGTACTGCCGAGGGGCCTATGCCACCGGCACATCCACAATTCTATAAACGCTTTGGTGGCCTGAAACAGCTGGTAAGCACTTTATAA
- a CDS encoding UPF0149 family protein, translating to MQDDISGWSDWHRNFSSIEEISSPSELHGLLTGIVCVTQAPSSEEWLQILETLDIPELDAEALELLTGEAEDVFHSLSEDELDYLPLLPDDEHSLAERVQALADWCAGVVLGFGLATGHIRDDEMELIEHLQDVAAVEFEDSDDDAEGEESYLELYEFVRLIPVSLSIGRKKVEVEETPLLKRFTAKVKTESTDPTQAQSVVEIFSPNRPS from the coding sequence ATGCAAGACGATATTTCAGGTTGGTCAGATTGGCACCGCAATTTTTCTTCAATTGAGGAAATTTCCAGCCCAAGCGAACTGCATGGTTTGCTTACCGGTATTGTTTGTGTGACCCAGGCGCCGAGTAGCGAAGAATGGTTACAGATTCTGGAAACTTTAGATATCCCGGAGCTGGATGCTGAAGCACTGGAACTGTTGACGGGTGAAGCAGAAGATGTTTTTCACTCACTTTCTGAAGATGAGCTGGATTATCTTCCATTACTTCCAGATGACGAGCATAGCCTGGCAGAACGTGTGCAGGCATTGGCAGACTGGTGTGCCGGTGTAGTCCTAGGCTTTGGTCTGGCAACAGGTCATATCCGTGATGATGAAATGGAACTGATTGAACATTTACAAGATGTTGCAGCAGTGGAATTTGAAGATTCTGACGACGATGCTGAAGGTGAGGAAAGCTATCTGGAGTTATACGAATTTGTACGTCTGATTCCGGTAAGTTTATCTATAGGCCGTAAAAAAGTTGAAGTTGAGGAAACGCCACTTTTGAAGCGTTTTACAGCGAAAGTAAAAACTGAGTCTACGGACCCAACTCAGGCACAATCCGTGGTTGAGATTTTCTCACCAAACCGCCCAAGCTGA
- a CDS encoding transposase family protein, whose translation MKYIDSNKLSDPQFKRYTGISWSTFYLMVEQLQKHVSAKGRPPKLSLEDQVLLCLSYWREYRTLFHVATSYGVSEPTASRIVRHVEDCLIRSNLFNLPKDLPEGEGIDWNVVIVDATEIPIQRPKKTEEKL comes from the coding sequence ATGAAATACATCGATTCAAACAAGCTTTCTGATCCTCAGTTCAAGCGATACACAGGCATCTCATGGTCAACTTTCTATTTGATGGTTGAGCAATTGCAGAAGCATGTCTCTGCCAAAGGCAGACCGCCCAAGTTAAGCCTGGAGGATCAGGTTCTGCTCTGTCTGAGCTATTGGCGGGAATACCGAACCTTATTTCACGTTGCGACGAGTTACGGGGTTTCAGAGCCCACAGCCTCAAGAATTGTCCGTCATGTTGAAGACTGCCTGATTCGGTCCAATCTGTTTAATTTACCCAAAGATTTACCCGAGGGCGAAGGCATCGACTGGAATGTTGTGATCGTGGATGCCACGGAAATTCCAATCCAAAGGCCTAAAAAAACAGAAGAAAAGCTATAG
- the pepP gene encoding Xaa-Pro aminopeptidase, giving the protein MKKLTQAEFQERRDTLAGEMGLRSIAIIATSPVALRNRDADYKYRADSSFFYLTGFAEPEAVAVIETFDSEEEGYTYSLFCRERDREMEIWNGYRAGVDGAVDDYEADEAYAIDLLDEEILEKLQNKDKLFYRVGHSAEFDARVAKWIAQASGESRRGKSAPAQIVQLDCIVDEMRLHKDANEIELMQIASDISAEAHTKAMQTVRPGMMEYALEAELNYVFGKNGCVPAYNSIVGGGENACILHYVENDKELKDGDLVLIDAACEYQFYASDITRTFPVNGKFSPEQKALYNIVLDAQIAAINAVQIGQSYKEPHHVAVRILVQGLLNLGIMQGNIEEIIETESFRQFYMHGTGHWLGMDVHDVGAYKANGEWRAYEEGMVVTVEPGLYIAPDDETVDPKWRGIGIRIEDDVAVTKNGPLVLTAKVVKTVEDIEALMAKARAA; this is encoded by the coding sequence ATGAAGAAACTGACACAAGCAGAATTTCAGGAACGTCGTGACACCCTCGCAGGGGAAATGGGACTACGCAGTATTGCCATTATTGCCACCAGCCCAGTGGCACTGCGTAACCGTGATGCTGACTATAAATATCGTGCCGATAGCAGTTTCTTTTATTTAACGGGCTTTGCTGAACCCGAAGCTGTCGCTGTCATCGAAACCTTTGACAGTGAAGAAGAAGGCTATACCTACAGCCTGTTCTGTCGTGAACGTGACCGCGAGATGGAAATCTGGAATGGTTATCGGGCTGGGGTAGATGGTGCTGTCGATGACTATGAGGCAGATGAAGCCTATGCGATTGATCTGCTGGATGAAGAAATTCTGGAAAAACTGCAAAATAAGGACAAGTTATTCTACCGTGTCGGCCATAGTGCAGAGTTTGATGCGCGTGTAGCAAAATGGATTGCACAAGCCAGTGGTGAAAGCCGCCGAGGAAAATCTGCACCTGCTCAAATCGTTCAGTTAGACTGTATTGTTGATGAAATGCGTCTGCATAAAGATGCCAATGAAATTGAATTGATGCAGATTGCTTCAGATATTTCTGCGGAAGCCCATACTAAAGCGATGCAGACTGTACGTCCTGGCATGATGGAATATGCACTGGAAGCAGAGCTGAATTATGTATTTGGCAAAAATGGCTGCGTACCTGCTTATAACAGTATTGTCGGTGGCGGTGAAAATGCCTGTATTCTGCATTATGTGGAAAATGACAAAGAACTGAAAGACGGTGATCTGGTACTGATTGATGCAGCCTGCGAATATCAGTTCTATGCATCCGACATTACCCGTACTTTCCCGGTAAATGGTAAATTCAGTCCTGAACAGAAAGCACTGTATAACATCGTGCTTGATGCACAGATTGCGGCGATCAATGCAGTTCAGATTGGTCAATCATATAAAGAGCCACATCATGTAGCGGTACGCATTCTGGTTCAAGGTTTGCTGAACTTGGGCATTATGCAGGGCAATATTGAGGAAATTATTGAAACCGAAAGTTTCCGCCAGTTCTATATGCATGGTACGGGACACTGGTTGGGCATGGACGTGCATGATGTCGGTGCTTATAAAGCCAATGGCGAATGGCGTGCTTATGAAGAAGGCATGGTCGTGACCGTAGAACCGGGCCTGTATATTGCACCGGATGATGAAACGGTAGATCCAAAATGGCGTGGTATCGGGATCCGTATTGAAGATGATGTGGCTGTTACTAAAAATGGCCCATTGGTATTAACAGCCAAAGTGGTCAAAACCGTGGAAGATATTGAAGCCTTGATGGCAAAAGCTCGTGCTGCCTGA
- a CDS encoding cell division protein ZapA yields the protein MSEQIAIDLRVIGHSFRLASTADQREELERAAQLLNDKYDEFRRKAPRMEPSKLVIMIALELMQEVLSMNKSLQQYAHCERLLQTILEEVEELTE from the coding sequence ATGAGCGAACAGATTGCTATTGATTTAAGAGTAATTGGCCATAGTTTCCGTCTGGCCTCCACCGCAGATCAACGCGAAGAACTTGAACGTGCAGCGCAACTATTGAATGACAAATACGATGAATTTCGTCGTAAAGCACCACGTATGGAACCAAGTAAGCTGGTGATTATGATAGCGCTAGAACTGATGCAGGAAGTATTGAGCATGAATAAATCGCTGCAACAATACGCTCACTGCGAACGTTTGTTACAAACTATTTTAGAAGAAGTTGAGGAACTGACTGAATAA
- a CDS encoding sensor domain-containing diguanylate cyclase, whose product MHSIKFHNFEEAGKQVLQYLHQHLGFGLWMITRLENEDWIILQAENEKYDIKPGEVFSWTDSFCYHMVQGKAPKIAPCSKAIELYAKAPINKKLSIESYIGEPLFNEDGSIFGTICAIDDEPHSEDILKDAALISLLGSLLSSILQSELRENKQRRLRERYEVEALTDSLTGLYNRRAWDQLLEAEEGRCQRYGLPAAIFSIDLNNLKQVNDQFGHDAGDQLIQRTSAVLVEHMRVNDVIARMGGDEFTILCPETKAEDAAALYLRLTDTFATANIHVAIGYAVRQLTTDLYEVLIESDKNMYEHKKKAKLEADDFIN is encoded by the coding sequence ATGCACAGTATAAAATTTCATAATTTTGAAGAAGCGGGTAAACAGGTACTTCAATATCTTCATCAGCATTTGGGTTTTGGCTTATGGATGATCACTCGTTTAGAAAATGAGGACTGGATTATTCTACAGGCTGAAAATGAAAAATATGATATTAAGCCTGGCGAAGTTTTCAGTTGGACCGATTCATTTTGCTATCACATGGTACAGGGAAAGGCTCCTAAAATAGCGCCATGCTCCAAGGCAATCGAGCTATATGCCAAGGCACCAATAAATAAGAAATTGTCGATTGAATCTTATATCGGTGAGCCACTGTTTAATGAGGATGGCTCAATTTTTGGAACAATTTGTGCTATTGATGATGAGCCTCATTCTGAAGACATTTTAAAAGATGCAGCACTTATTTCACTTTTAGGCAGTCTATTAAGCTCAATTTTGCAAAGTGAATTGCGAGAAAACAAGCAGAGACGTTTACGTGAACGTTATGAGGTAGAGGCGCTCACCGACAGTTTAACCGGACTGTATAACCGCCGGGCATGGGATCAGTTGTTAGAAGCTGAGGAAGGACGCTGTCAGCGTTATGGCTTACCCGCTGCAATATTTAGTATTGACCTGAATAATTTAAAGCAGGTGAATGACCAGTTTGGACATGATGCAGGGGATCAGTTAATTCAGCGTACTTCAGCTGTACTGGTAGAACATATGCGTGTCAATGATGTGATTGCACGTATGGGGGGTGATGAATTTACGATTTTATGTCCTGAAACTAAAGCTGAAGACGCAGCGGCTTTATATCTTCGTCTAACCGATACATTTGCAACTGCTAATATTCATGTCGCAATTGGCTACGCAGTCCGCCAGCTGACAACAGATCTATATGAGGTTTTAATAGAGTCAGATAAGAATATGTATGAGCATAAGAAAAAAGCCAAACTGGAAGCAGATGATTTTATAAACTAA
- a CDS encoding IS5/IS1182 family transposase, with the protein MPRKFQSKGLKKQKKSYSGKKKTHTFKVQAMIHYKTQQILSLCTSRGAVHDFELFKRNLNQIPFGAFILADKGYQGIYVLYPNSLLPLKAKRHCKLDPELKIYNQEINKRRIGIEHVFGSLKTFKILAERYRNRGKRLGLRFNLIAGIYNLELSKK; encoded by the coding sequence ATGCCACGGAAATTCCAATCCAAAGGCCTAAAAAAACAGAAGAAAAGCTATAGCGGCAAGAAAAAGACCCATACCTTTAAAGTACAGGCCATGATTCACTACAAAACTCAGCAAATTCTGAGTTTATGTACCAGTCGCGGTGCAGTGCATGATTTCGAGTTGTTCAAACGCAATTTAAACCAGATTCCTTTTGGGGCTTTTATCCTTGCAGATAAAGGCTATCAGGGGATTTATGTGTTGTATCCGAATAGCCTGTTACCATTAAAAGCCAAAAGACACTGTAAATTGGATCCTGAATTGAAAATCTATAATCAGGAAATCAATAAAAGAAGAATCGGAATTGAGCATGTATTTGGCAGCCTGAAAACCTTCAAAATCCTTGCTGAGCGTTATCGAAATAGAGGTAAAAGGCTTGGTTTGAGATTCAATTTAATCGCTGGAATCTACAACTTGGAACTGAGCAAAAAATGA